Within the Ensifer canadensis genome, the region GCCGATGACGGCGCCGGTGATCTGCTTCATTGCCTTGCGGGTGGCGTCCTTCGGTGTCAGCCCCTCTTCGGACATGATGCGTTCGACGTTCTCGACGACGATGATCGCATCGTCGACCAGGATGCCGATCGCCAGCACCATGCCGAACATGGTCAGAACGTTGATCGAGAAGCCCATCGCCAGCATCACCGCGCAGGTGCCCAGAAGAGCGACCGGCACGACGAGTGTCGGGATGATGGTGTAGCGGATGTTCTGCAGGAACAGGAACATCACGATGAAGACGAGCGCGACCGCTTCGACCAGCGTCGAAAGCACCTTCTCGATGGAAACGGCAACGAACGGCGAGGTGTCGTAGGGAACCGAATATTCCAGGCCCTCCGGGAAGAACTTCGACAGTTCGTCCATGCGCTCCTTGATCGCCGTCGAGGTCGACATCGCGTTGCCGCTTGGCGACAGCTGTATGGCGATAGCCGCGGACGGCTTGCCGTTCAGGCGGGTCGAAAACGCGTAGCTTTCGCCGCCGATCTCGACGCGGGCAACGTCGCGCAGACGAACGGAGGAGCCGTCCGGATTGGCGCGAAGCACGATCGCTCCGAATTCCTCGGCGCTCGACAGCTGACCCTTGACGACAACAGGAGCACTGATCTGCTGCGTGATCGGGTTCGGCTGTGCGCCGATCGAGCCGGATGCGATCTGGGCGTTCTGGGCCTGGATGGCATTCGTCACGTCGCCGGCGGTCAGGTTGAGGCCGAGCATCTTGTCCGGATCGAGCCAGATGCGCATCGAGCGTTCGGTCGCAAACAGCTGCGCACGGCCGACGCCGGGCACGCGCTGGACTTCGTTCAGCACGTTGCGGCTGAGATAGTCGCCGAGACCGATGGCGTCCATAGAGCCGTCGGTCGAGGTGAGCGCGACGATCATCAGGAAGCCGGAACCGGCTTCGTCGACCTGTACGCCCTGGCGCTTGACCGAATCGGGCAGGCGCGGTTCGACGCGGCGAACGCGGTTCTGAATGTCGACGGCCGCCTGTCCCGGATCTGTACCGGGTGCAAAGGTGGCGCTGATGTCGACCGAGCCGGCAGCGCTGGAGGTCGATTCGAAATAGAGCAGGCCTTCGACGCCGTTCAGCTCGTTTTCGATCAGCCGGGTGACGCTCTGATAGGTGTCCTGCGACGAAGCGCCGGGGTAGCTCGTGTTGATGGAGATCTGCGGCGGCGCAACATCAGGATATTGCGATACCGGCAACAGCGGTATCGCGATGATGCCGGCGAGCATGATGAAGATCGCCACCACCCAGGCAAAAATAGGCCTGTCGATGAAAAAACTAGGCATTAATCAGCACTCACTCTGTGGCTTCAGCGGGCTTTGCGTCGGTCGCCGCGGTCGTCTGGGCTGCTTCGGCCGCCGGCTTTGCATTCGGATCCCAGTCGGTCGGCTCCACCGGCGCGCCGGGGCCGATCTTCTGGAAGCCTTCGACGATGACCTTTTCGCCGGGCTTCAGCCCCGAGGCCACCTGCCAGCGGGTTCCGACCGTGCGTCCAAGTGTGACGTTGCGGAACTCGACCTTCTTGTCGGCGGCCACGACATAGACCTGCGACTGGCCGGCATTGTTGCGCTGGACAGCCTGCTGCGGCACGGTGATCGCGTCCTTCTCGACACCCTGCTGGACCAGCACGCGGACATACATGCCCGGCAATAGGTCGCCGTCGGGATTGGGGAACTCGCCGCGCAGCGTTACCTGGCCGGTCGTCGCGTCAACGGCCGCTTCCGAGAACAGGAGCTTGCCCTTGTGTTCATAAGGCGTGCCGTCGTCGAGGATCAGTTGAACCTCGGCCTCCTGGTCACCGCTCATCATCTGGCCGGCTTCAAGCGCCTTGCGCAGGCGGATGAGATCGGTCGCCGACTGGGTAAAGTCGGCATAGAGCGGATCGAGTTGCTGGATCGTGGCGAGGTTTTCCGAGCTGTTGGCGCTGACGAGCGCACCCTCGGTGATGAGAGCGCGTCCGATCTGGCCGCTGATCGGGGCGGTCACGTTGGCGTATTGCAGGTCGAGCTTGGCAGCGGCCAAGCCCGCCTGGGCGATGGCGACGTCGGCGTTTGCTGCAGCCAGCAGGCCGTTTGCATCGTCGAACTGCTGGGCGGCGACGACGTTTGCCTTCTTCAGAGCTTCCTGTCGGGCAGCCTTCTGTTCGGCCTGGAGATGCACGGCCTGGGCGCGGCGCAGGGTCGCTTCGGCCTTTTCGACCTGGACCTGGAAGGGAGCAGGGTCGATGCGGTAGAGCACGTCACCTTCCTTGACCTTCGAGCCCTGCTGGAAGACGCGTTCGACGACGATGCCGGAAACGCGCGGACGAACTTCGGCGACGCGCGTCGCGGTGATGCGGCCCGGCAGTTCATTGGTGATCGGCAGCGTCTCGGATGCGGTCGTGAAGACAGCGACGGCCGATGGCGGGAAGGCGGGAGCGGCCTGTTCTTCGTCTTTCTGGCAGCCGGAAAGGAGAATCACGGTTGCCAAGGCGGCGGCCAGTGTCGGTCGGTTCATGCGCATAGCGATGTCCATATTCGGTGACCGTGCGCAGCCAGTGCGTATCGCAGGGCTGCGCGGTCCGGAAGTGAAGGGAAGCAATTACCAGTATCGGGATGGGAAAATACCGGAACGCTAATATACAAACACAAATGTATGTTAATTTGCGCCGCAGTGCAACACCGTGATGCAGCGCGTTGAATCGATCAAAAAAATCAGCCGCCGCAGTGCTTTCGGCACCACGGCGGCTTGATATCACTAAGGTGTGATCCGGGTTTGTCGCCGGATTATCGTCTCAGGCGAGGACGCGGTCGTCGGCACCGAAGCGGTGCATGCTGCCGACCATCGGCGTCGCAAAGACAATGTCATCAGGCGCGTAGCGGTGTTCGCCAAACAGCCGAACGGTGATCAGACCGACCTGGTCGGACTCGATATAGACAATCGTGTCGGCGCCCAGATGCTCGACGTGGATGACCTTGCCCTTCCAGTCGCCACTCTCGCGCGACAGACCGATATGTTCCGGCCGGATGCCGATCGTCTTGGCGCCGGGATCGCCGAGGCGGGCGCCGTCGACGAAGTTCATCTGCGGCGAGCCGATGAAGCCACCGACGAAGACATTGGCCGGCCGGTTGTAGAGATCCATCGGCGAGCCGATCTGCTCGATCTGGCCGGCGTTCAGCACCACGATCTTGTCGGCCAGCGTCATCGCTTCGACCTGATCATGGGTCACGTAGATCATCGTGGCCTTCAGGCTGCGATGCAGCCGGGCGATCTCGAGCCGGGTGTTGACGCGCAAGGCCGCATCGAGGTTCGACAAGGGCTCGTCGAACAGGAACAGCTTCGGTTCGCGCACGATGGCGCGGCCGATGGCGACACGCTGGCGCTGGCCGCCGGAAAGTTCCGCCGGGCGCCGGGCGAGATAGGGGTCGAGCGACAGCATGCTGGCGGCCTTGCCGACCTTGTCCTCGATTTCAGCTTTCGGCTTGCCGGCCTGCTTCAGGCCCAGGCCCATATTGTCCTTCACCGTCAGGTGCGGATAGAGCGCATAGGACTGGAATACCATGGCGATGCCGCGCTTGGCGGGGGCCACGTGTCCGACTTCGACGCCGTCGATCTGGACGCTGCCGGAGGTCGCGTCCTCAAGGCCGGCAATGGTGCGCAGCAATGTCGACTTGCCGCAGCCGGAAGGACCCACGAAGATGACGAACTCGCCGTCCTTCACTTCCAGGTCGATGCCCTTGAGAACCTCATGGTTTCCGTAGGCCTTGCGGATGGATTTGAGTTGAAGTGATCCCACCTAATTGCCCCTCTTAAAGTTTGACCGGCTGACCGGTGCGGACGCTTTCATCAGCCGCAAGGCAGATGCGCAGCGACTGGACGGCGTCGTTCATGTGGCGGTCGAGATTGATATCTTCGCGAATGGCCTTCAGCACATAGGCCTGCTCACGATCGCAGAGTTCCTGATGGCCGGGCTCTCCGTCCATTGTCAGGTCCTCGTCCGGCTTGAGAAAGCGACCGTTGGGACCAGTTTCCGCATTGTGCACGCGAATGACCGAGGTCTTGGTGTGTGTGTCGATATCGTCCGACTTGGCATTCGGATCCATGACGATCGACACGGAGCCCTTTGGCGACATGACGTCCTTCACGAAGAAGGCGGTCTCCGAAATCATCGGACCCCAGCCGGCCTCGTACCAGCCGGCCGACCCGTCTTCGAAGATCACCTGCAGGTGGCCGTAATTGTACATGTCCGAAGCGATTTCGTCGGAAAGACGCAGGCCCATGCCGCGCACCTCCACCGGCTTGGCGTCGGTGATCTGGCACATGACGTCGACATAATGCACGCCGCAGTCGACGATCGGCGGGGTCGTCTGCATCAGCGACTTGTGGGTCTCCCAGGTCGGACCGCTCGACTGCTGGTTCAAGTTCATGCGGAAGACGTAAGGACCGCCGAGTTTGCGGGCTTCGGCGATCAGCCGGATCCACGAGGGGTGGTGGCGCAGGATGTAGCCGATGATCAGCTTGCGGCCATGCTTCCTGGCGGCAGCAACGACCCGTTCGGCGTCTGCGACCGTCGTTGCCAGCGGCTTCTCCACGAACACGTCGCAGCCGGCTTCGAAGGCGGCAACCGCATAGTCGGCATGGCTGTCGGAATAGGTACAGACCGAGCAGAGTTCGGGTTTCAGTTCCTCAAGCGCCGTCTTGAAGTCAGGATGGATCTCGTAGCCGCGCAGTTCCTCCGGAAGCTCCACCTTGGAGCGGTTGACCAGCCCGACGATCTCGAAGCCGGGATTGTTGTGATAGGCCAGCGAATGGCTGCGGCCCATATTGCCGAGACCCGCGACGAGGACCCGGACCGGTTTGCTGTTTGAACTCACTTGACTGCTCCTGCGGTGATGCCGCGGATCAGCTGCCGCGAGAAAATGACATAGAGGACGAGAACCGGAAGGATGGCGAGCGACAGGGCCGCAAGCACGGCGTTCCAGTTGGTGACGAACTGGCCGATGAAGATCTGCGAGCCGAGCGTGACCGTCTTGGTTGCTTCTGCCGGCGCCAGGATCAATGGGAACCACAGATCGTTCCAGATCGGGATCATCGTGAACACGGCAACCGTTGCCATCGCCGGCCGGATCAGCGGCAGCACGAGGCGGAAGAAGATCGAGTATTCCGACAGCCCGTCGATGCGGCCGGCATTCTTCAGGTCATCCGAAACCGTGCGCATGAACTCCGACAGGATGAACACCGCGAGCGGTAGCCCCTGTGCGGTATAGACGAGGATCAGCGCCGTCAGCGTGTTGACGAGGTTGGCAGCGACCATGCCCTGAAGGATGGCGACGGTGCCGAGCCGGATCGGGATCATGATGCCGATCGCGAGATAGAGCCCCATCAGCGTATTGCCGCGGAAGCGGTATTCCGACAGCGCGAACGCGGCCATGGCGCCGAACAACAGCACCAGCGCGATCGCGACGACCGTGACGATGAAGCTGTTCTGGAAGTAGGTCGCGAAATCGCCCTGGCCGAGCACCGTCTGGTAGCCGATCAGGCTGAAGGTCTCGGGCGTCGGGACCGTCAACGGCGCCCGGAAGATCGCGTTGCGATCCTTGAACGAGTTGATGATCGTCAGGAACACCGGAAACAGCGAGATGAGCGTATAGGCGATCAGCGCGATGTGGACGAAGCCGGTGCGGAAAATGGAGTGGCGTGCTTGCGACATCTCGGCCTCCCTTAGAACTGATAGCGGCGCATGCGGCGCTGGATGACGAAGAGGTAGAGCGAGACGCCGGCGAGGATGATCAGGAACATCACCGTTGCGATCGTCGCGCCCATCGAGCGGTCGCCCAGCTGCAGCTGGAAGCCGAAGAAGGTGCGGTAGAGCAGCGTGCCGAGAATGTCGGTCGAGCCATCAGGACCGGCAAGCGCGCCCTGCACGGTGTAGACCAGGTCGAAGGCGTTGAAGTTGCCGACGAAGGTCAGGATCGAGATGATGCCGATCGCGGGCAGGATCAGCGGCAGCTTGATCTTCCAGAACTGGCTCCAGCCGGTGACGCCGTCGCATTCGGCGGCTTCGATCACTTCATCGGGAATGTTGAGCAGGGCGGCGTAGATCAGCATCATCGGGATGCCGACATATTGCCAGACCGAGATCAACGACACGGCGATCAGGGCCGAGCCTGGCCTGCCGAGCCAGGGCGCAAACATCGACTTGAGGCCGACGAGATCGAGCATCCAGGGCGCGACACCCCAGATCGGCGACAGGATCAGCTTCCAGATGAAGCCGACGATAACGAAGGAAAGCAGCGTCGGCAGGAAGATCGCCGTGCGGTAGAACGTGACGAAACGCAGCTTCGGAATGGACAGCATGGCCGCCAGCGCAACGCCGATCGGATTCTGCACGCACATGTGAATGATGAAGAAGATGACGTTGTTCTTCAGCGCGTTCCAGAAGTCGTGCGCCCAGCGCTCCTCGCCGAACAGGACCTGGAAGTTTGCGAGACCAACGAAGGTCGGCTGGCCGTCGACCGTGTTGTATAGCGAGAGACGCAGCGTCTCGATCAACGGCAGGATCATCACCGCCGTGTAGACCAGAAGGGCCGGCAGCAGAAAGATGAGGATGTGCCAGCGTTTCGGCCGTCTCACGGTCGGCTGTCCCTCTTGCAGTGAAGTGACGTTGCTCATTGATCGTACCCGCTTGTTCGACCGGTTCCCCAGGGCGTCATGATGCACGTCGACGCCACACGGCCGGTCTTGCCGCATAACGCCTGCCCCGATCCGGGCTCATGACGAAGGTTAAGGCTATCGCGTTCTTTTGCAAACGACTGCGTCGGGGACCTCCCCATCAAGGGGAGGTCGAGGACGCTGCGGCTGGGGGAGTGCCTCCTTGGGCAATGTCCTCCCGCCCGGCCCTTGCTGCATGTTTCCTCAATCCTATCCGATTTGAGGACAAAAACATTCAGCAATTCAAAGTGCTACAGCGACCTTTGTGCGTCCGACAAGACGCGCGGCGCTGTAGGGCCGACCCTCCCCCGAAGGGGAGGGAACCAGTTGCGCTTACTTCGCCGGCTTGTACCAGCCGTCGAGACCCTTCTGCAGCTTTTCGGCCGCAACCTCAGGCGTATCCGTGCCGTTGATGACGTTGGCCGATTCAACCCAGGTTTCGTTCTCGAGGCTCGGCGTACCGCGCGCCAGGATCTGGTAGGTCGAGCGGATCGTCGGCTTGCACTTTTCGCGCCAGGAAACGAATTCCTGAGCGAGCGGATCGGTCATCTTCACCGGGGTCGAATTGAGGCTGAAGAAGCCCGGCAGCGAATTGGCGTAAATCTCGGCGAATTCCGGCGAAGCGACCCAGGTAAGGAAGGTCTTGGCTTGCTCGGCGTGCGCACTCTTGGCGTTCAGACCGACGCCGATGTCGTTGTGGTCGGAGATGTAGCAAGCGTCGCCGGCGTTCTTAACCGGAGGCGGGAAGGCGCCCATCTTGAACTGGGCCTGGGTGTTGAACAGGCCGATTTCCCACGAGCCGGCCGGATAGATCGCGGCGCGGCCGAGCGTGAACAGGTTCTGGCTGTCCGGATAGGTCTGGGCCTCGAAGCCGTCGCCGAGATAGTCCTTCCACTTGGCGAGAACGCGATAGGGCTCGACCCACGGTTCATCGGTCAGCTTCTGCTCGCCCTTGATCAGCGCAGCGCGGCCTTCTTCACCCTTCCAGTAGGTCGGGCCGATGTTCTGGTAGCCCATGGTCGCGGCTTCCCAGAGATCCTTGGTGCCCATCGCCATCGGGATGTAGTTGCCGTCGGCCTTGATCTTGTCGAGAGCTGCGAAGAATTCGGCTTCCGTCGTCGGGATCTGGATGCCGAGCTGGTCGAAGGCGTCCTTGTTGTAGATGAAGCCGTGGATGACCGAAGCCATCGGCACGCAGAAGGTGGCCGAGCCATCGTCTGTCGTCCAGGCGGACTTGGCGACCGGGGAGAAATTTTCCATACCCGGCAGCGCCGTCAGGTCGGCAAGGTGCTTCTTGTTGTAGAGTTCGAGCGAGACATCGAACGGACGGCAGGTGATGAGGTCGCCCGCGGAGCCGGCGTCGAGTTTGGCGTTCAGCGCC harbors:
- a CDS encoding efflux RND transporter periplasmic adaptor subunit — translated: MDIAMRMNRPTLAAALATVILLSGCQKDEEQAAPAFPPSAVAVFTTASETLPITNELPGRITATRVAEVRPRVSGIVVERVFQQGSKVKEGDVLYRIDPAPFQVQVEKAEATLRRAQAVHLQAEQKAARQEALKKANVVAAQQFDDANGLLAAANADVAIAQAGLAAAKLDLQYANVTAPISGQIGRALITEGALVSANSSENLATIQQLDPLYADFTQSATDLIRLRKALEAGQMMSGDQEAEVQLILDDGTPYEHKGKLLFSEAAVDATTGQVTLRGEFPNPDGDLLPGMYVRVLVQQGVEKDAITVPQQAVQRNNAGQSQVYVVAADKKVEFRNVTLGRTVGTRWQVASGLKPGEKVIVEGFQKIGPGAPVEPTDWDPNAKPAAEAAQTTAATDAKPAEATE
- a CDS encoding ABC transporter ATP-binding protein translates to MGSLQLKSIRKAYGNHEVLKGIDLEVKDGEFVIFVGPSGCGKSTLLRTIAGLEDATSGSVQIDGVEVGHVAPAKRGIAMVFQSYALYPHLTVKDNMGLGLKQAGKPKAEIEDKVGKAASMLSLDPYLARRPAELSGGQRQRVAIGRAIVREPKLFLFDEPLSNLDAALRVNTRLEIARLHRSLKATMIYVTHDQVEAMTLADKIVVLNAGQIEQIGSPMDLYNRPANVFVGGFIGSPQMNFVDGARLGDPGAKTIGIRPEHIGLSRESGDWKGKVIHVEHLGADTIVYIESDQVGLITVRLFGEHRYAPDDIVFATPMVGSMHRFGADDRVLA
- a CDS encoding Gfo/Idh/MocA family protein; the encoded protein is MSSNSKPVRVLVAGLGNMGRSHSLAYHNNPGFEIVGLVNRSKVELPEELRGYEIHPDFKTALEELKPELCSVCTYSDSHADYAVAAFEAGCDVFVEKPLATTVADAERVVAAARKHGRKLIIGYILRHHPSWIRLIAEARKLGGPYVFRMNLNQQSSGPTWETHKSLMQTTPPIVDCGVHYVDVMCQITDAKPVEVRGMGLRLSDEIASDMYNYGHLQVIFEDGSAGWYEAGWGPMISETAFFVKDVMSPKGSVSIVMDPNAKSDDIDTHTKTSVIRVHNAETGPNGRFLKPDEDLTMDGEPGHQELCDREQAYVLKAIREDINLDRHMNDAVQSLRICLAADESVRTGQPVKL
- a CDS encoding carbohydrate ABC transporter permease; this translates as MSQARHSIFRTGFVHIALIAYTLISLFPVFLTIINSFKDRNAIFRAPLTVPTPETFSLIGYQTVLGQGDFATYFQNSFIVTVVAIALVLLFGAMAAFALSEYRFRGNTLMGLYLAIGIMIPIRLGTVAILQGMVAANLVNTLTALILVYTAQGLPLAVFILSEFMRTVSDDLKNAGRIDGLSEYSIFFRLVLPLIRPAMATVAVFTMIPIWNDLWFPLILAPAEATKTVTLGSQIFIGQFVTNWNAVLAALSLAILPVLVLYVIFSRQLIRGITAGAVK
- a CDS encoding carbohydrate ABC transporter permease; amino-acid sequence: MSNVTSLQEGQPTVRRPKRWHILIFLLPALLVYTAVMILPLIETLRLSLYNTVDGQPTFVGLANFQVLFGEERWAHDFWNALKNNVIFFIIHMCVQNPIGVALAAMLSIPKLRFVTFYRTAIFLPTLLSFVIVGFIWKLILSPIWGVAPWMLDLVGLKSMFAPWLGRPGSALIAVSLISVWQYVGIPMMLIYAALLNIPDEVIEAAECDGVTGWSQFWKIKLPLILPAIGIISILTFVGNFNAFDLVYTVQGALAGPDGSTDILGTLLYRTFFGFQLQLGDRSMGATIATVMFLIILAGVSLYLFVIQRRMRRYQF
- a CDS encoding ABC transporter substrate-binding protein, which translates into the protein MTRTTLKGLLLASSILGSAGLAHAEDVTLTIESWRNDDLAIWQEKLIPAFEAKNPGIKVKFAPMAPTEYNAALNAKLDAGSAGDLITCRPFDVSLELYNKKHLADLTALPGMENFSPVAKSAWTTDDGSATFCVPMASVIHGFIYNKDAFDQLGIQIPTTEAEFFAALDKIKADGNYIPMAMGTKDLWEAATMGYQNIGPTYWKGEEGRAALIKGEQKLTDEPWVEPYRVLAKWKDYLGDGFEAQTYPDSQNLFTLGRAAIYPAGSWEIGLFNTQAQFKMGAFPPPVKNAGDACYISDHNDIGVGLNAKSAHAEQAKTFLTWVASPEFAEIYANSLPGFFSLNSTPVKMTDPLAQEFVSWREKCKPTIRSTYQILARGTPSLENETWVESANVINGTDTPEVAAEKLQKGLDGWYKPAK